The genomic region TTCGGCAGCGCGTTAGTTTTCACTTCGAGTCCCCAACCGGAGTGCGCCGGGCCGCAGACCGAGCCTTGTTTCTTCGCCCAACGCAGCGTGTTCAGGCAAAGCGTCGGCCAGTGGTCCTTGGAATCGCCACCGGGATAAATCTCCTCCTTGAGCCGCAGCAAAACGAGATGACCCGAATTGTGCGAGCCGAAGCCGGAGACCTCGATGTCGTAACGCAACAGGTACGGGTATTGGGAAACCTTGTCCAACGCGCCGCAGAAAAATTGTTTTTGATAATCGAAGCACGGTCCCCAGGTCAGGTTCGCGCCCACTTTCAAGTCCTCGCCCATGCAGTGGCGGATCATGTCCGAAGCCAGCACACCCTCTGTCGGCTTGACGTAATGCGCGCAACCGGCGGCGTGAATGTGATGATCGCCCGACCACCAGCCGAATTGCGACGGATCAATCCAGCGTTGGACTTGGAACAGGAGCTGTTTGGTTTGCTTGTCCACTTTGAGATTCTGCGTTTGGGTAATGGATTCCGGCCCTCGCGAGAATTCCACCGTGTATTCGCCATCCGGCAGTTTCAACGTTTCGCCATCGCCGCGATAAACCTGCGGATGAAACGGAAAATCGGGCGCGAGCCGCTTGGCCTGCGACGGATAGACGCGGTGTTGCGTATCGCGAATCACGAACGACGCGGTGGTCGGCTGATTATTCTCGTCGCGCACGCTGAGCGTGATGGTGCGAGCGGGCAGGCAGGTGAACAGTGTGTCGACTTCGTTGCGGTAACCAATGTCCTGCGTGCCCTGGCCGACGTTGAAGGAGAACTTCGCCTCGCGACGACCGGCGTCGCGGCTGGAGAGTTGGATGATGCGGTACTCGAGCGACAGGCCACTGAGAGACTTTCCAAGAGGCTGTTGGTCGTAGGTCTGCAATTCGAGCCAGAGTTGTTTGGCGTCCGTGAGCGGAAGGGCCTCGCCTTTCTTGCGATAGAACTTATCGGAATCATTATTCTTTGGCCCAACCCCTTCCTGCGAATAGACGGAGATGGCATTGGGACTGACCGCTTGAAGCGGCGCCGTGGTGCCGGAGTCGTTGACGACTTTGACAAGGAATTGCCGCCAGCCTTGCTCCACCAGTTCCGGTTTCGCCGGCCCGGCGGCTACCTTCACGCGCATTTCCGGATTGATCGAAACGCCGAACAAACAATGCCGGTCGAGAATCTCCTGCAATTTTTCAACGGCGCGTTTGGTGTCGGTGTCTTTCATCGCCGCCTCGAGGGATTTTTTCTCGTCGGCGCTGAAGGGCGAACCGAGATAGTCCGACGCTTCAATCAACCGGCTGACTTGAGCGGCAAATGGCTGCCATTCCACGTTCTTTTCAATGGGCAAAGTCGCCGCGAACAAGAGTTGCGAAGTGAAAACAAACAACGTGAAGCCGGTCAACGCCGCTCCACAAACAGATTTTTGCCGAACATTCATAATCATTCCTTTCGGGGTTATCAGCAACCAGTGTAACAAAATGCCGTAGGGTGACCAGTGTTTATTTGCAACACAGGAGCGCAGCCGCCCCGGCTGTGGATTCGGCGCGCCCCCGCGCCGAACCCGACGCACACGCGCCACATCATCTCGTTTACACCGCGGCACCAAACGGCCAACGACGAGGGCGTCGTCGGCTGCACCCGAGGGCGGGCGCGCTCCCATTCTTAACTTGCTCGTTACTTGCTCAAGGCCGCCAGATAGCGTTCCGCATCAATGGCAGCGGCGCAACCCAGTCCCGCAGCGGTCACCGCCTGCCGATAGACGTGATCGGAACAATCACCCGCGACGAACACACCTTCGACATTCGTGGCGCTGCCCTGTTTCGGGAGGATGTAACCGTTTTCGTCCATGTCGATGATGCCTTTGAAGAGTTGCGTGTTGGGTACATGACCAATCGCCACAAACACTCCGGCGCAATCAAGCACGGTTT from Verrucomicrobiota bacterium harbors:
- a CDS encoding CehA/McbA family metallohydrolase — encoded protein: MNVRQKSVCGAALTGFTLFVFTSQLLFAATLPIEKNVEWQPFAAQVSRLIEASDYLGSPFSADEKKSLEAAMKDTDTKRAVEKLQEILDRHCLFGVSINPEMRVKVAAGPAKPELVEQGWRQFLVKVVNDSGTTAPLQAVSPNAISVYSQEGVGPKNNDSDKFYRKKGEALPLTDAKQLWLELQTYDQQPLGKSLSGLSLEYRIIQLSSRDAGRREAKFSFNVGQGTQDIGYRNEVDTLFTCLPARTITLSVRDENNQPTTASFVIRDTQHRVYPSQAKRLAPDFPFHPQVYRGDGETLKLPDGEYTVEFSRGPESITQTQNLKVDKQTKQLLFQVQRWIDPSQFGWWSGDHHIHAAGCAHYVKPTEGVLASDMIRHCMGEDLKVGANLTWGPCFDYQKQFFCGALDKVSQYPYLLRYDIEVSGFGSHNSGHLVLLRLKEEIYPGGDSKDHWPTLCLNTLRWAKKQGSVCGPAHSGWGLEVKTNALPNYIIPPFNGIGANEYIVDVTHELPGPDGKLFPAVDFLSMVDTPYVWELNMWYHTLNVGYRTRVSGETDFPCIYGEKVGIGRSYVKLDGKLDYDQWCEEIRKGRNYVSDGKSHLMEFKVNEMAVGEKGSELKLSQPTTVKVTARVAARLNEQPNPTLQRLNYASKPYWDIERARIDDTREVPVEVIVNGYPVGKKNIVADGKLQDVSFDVKIDRSSWVAMRILPSSHTNPIFVLVDGKPIRASKRSADWCLQGVDRCWSQKEKFIKPAEKEEAKAAYDHARAAYQKLLSECEAD